Part of the Eikenella corrodens genome is shown below.
ATCCTTGGTCAGCTGTTGCCAGTTGATGTTGGCAATGCGCACCACATAGCGCCAATCGCGCAAGGTCAAACCGGCATCCCATTTATAGTGGGTACGGTAGGCCTGATATTCGCCGCCTTCGGCATCTTTCACTGTATCTTCGCCCAGATCGCGGATAACTAAGCCGGCTTTACTGCCTTTCGGATAAATGCCGTGCAGGGTATTCGGTCCCCATACGCACAACCAAATCGAAGTCAGGTCATTGCCCGTGCCGCCGGCATCAATGATGTTCTGGCCGTTTTCTGCCGCCTTACTGTTGAAGCGCGGAGCCAAGCCGGTAAAGCGCTGCGGCGTGGCGGAGGTATCGCCGTAGAACAAGGTGCTGGCCAAGTTCTGGTTCATCCCTTCCACGAAAGCACGCTCTTCACTCAAGCGCCAAGCGGCCGAATTGCCGTTCAAATCAGCCAGCGCCTTATCGGTCAGCGCATAGCTTTCCAGCATGCCCATGCTGTCTTTGATGGTAACCGTGGTTGATTTCTCCGGCTGCACACCGTAGTTCAGCATACGCCAAGTACCCTGCGGCAAACCGCTGCGCACCGTCGTTTTATGCTCAGTGAAGCCGTTGGCTTCCATCCACGTGGCATCTTCCAGAATCTCATTGGTTTCCGTCAGCATTTCGATGATATCGGAGATGTTCCCCTTATCATCCATGCGGCTGGCCACATCGGCCAAAGTTGGATTGTTGCTTGTCAATACACCCATTACTTACCCCTTTTAAGGATTCATGTTGCTTGCGTTGTAAAAACTCTGCGCCGAACGCGCCTCGCCCTTGTTGCCATTGACCATACCGTCTTCCCGCAAGGTCAAGCCAACCCGGTAGAACATCCGGATAAAGGCCGGATGGTTGCCCAAGCCGGACTGATTGAGTAAATCAGACAATTCCGGCGAGCCGTATTGCTGCAAAGCGCGTTTTGCCACCGCCATGTTTTCGTTCAGCTTGTCGCCGCCAAACTCCGCATCCGTGCGCGATTGTTGCGCCCATTGATTGCTTAAAGCTTCCATCTGCGCACCGTGGCGCTGCTCCAACATAGCCGACATCCGACCCAGCATCAGGTTGGCCTGATCGTTGTCCAAGCCGATTTCACGCGCCGCCGCCTCGTATTCCTTCAGCACATCGGCATCGTATTCTTTGCCTTCCGCCGCCGTGAATTGATACTGTTCCGGCACCGCCGGCTTTTCCTGCTGCTCGGTCGCGGCTGGCTGTTCCGGTTCGGCGGGCTGCTGCACTTCAGCCGCCGCTTGCGCTTGTTCCGGTGCGGCTTCTTCCGCCGCCGCTTCCGTGATTAAAGTCTCATCGCTCATCACGTGTTTCCCTCATCATCAAATCGTATTCATCCGGGCATTCACGCATTACCCAGTCCAACAGCCACAAGCCAAGATTGCGCTGCCCTTCGGCAAACGCCATCCGCAACGGCTCAGGGTTGAACACTGAACGCCACACGCCGGCCTGTTCTAATAAACGCCAAACCACCCGCCGTCCGGCCGGCAGCTTCATCAGCGCCCGAATATCCGACTGCATCGCTTCCTGTTTCATTACCCCTCCAGCTGTCTGCCGCCACTCTAATACAAGTCCTGAAAAATCAAGTGTAACTGTAAAATTTGGTAAAATATCAGGCAAAACAAAAGCAGCCCGAAGGCTGCTTGGCGCAGGAGTCAATTAGAATAATTGAGGCTGAGGCGGTTCTGGCAAAGGTAAGTCTTGAATATCGATTGCTCTAATGTTACCAAACGCAGCAGCCGCGCTGAGCAGCTGCTTATCATGCGAGATGATTTGGCTGGCCTGATTGCTTAAGGCGATAGCCAAGATTTGGCGGTCTATCTTGATTTTCTGCCGCTCCGTCTTGCCTGTCTCGTTAGGGTTGCGGCTCAATTGGTCGGACACCATGGCACAAACGGTAGCGCTTTTCAAATCAAACGGCAGCAATTTGAACACGCGGTTTTTACGGTTGAAGAGATTGAGAAAATTCTGCCTCCCTTCCGCAGTCGGTTCACCAATCAGAAACTCGGCCAACACCGGCGCGGGGATACCTAAAACCTGTCCGCTGTTTTTGGCCGTATCGAACAAATGTGTCATCCTGTCATGCAGCTGCTCTTGGTCGAGGTTCGGGCGATACAGAAAAACCAAGGCATTGGTGTCCAAAACTATCATCAGTCGGCTCCCCTGATTTCCTCAATAAGCAACAGCGGCTCCTCCGTTTCCCGCCATAAGGACGGGATAGATTGGAGCTGGCTCAGCCACCTGTCGTAATCAGCTTCCTCCAATACCTCAAAATCAACGATATGGAATTTACCTGGCACGGGCTGCCATTGGAAGGTTTCCGGATTGATTCTCAGCAGCCCGCTGCCGTGGCATTCTATGAAGTCATACAAATGAGCCGCGAGCCGTCGAGCCAGTTCTTTACTGGTTACGGTCAGATTGATGGACTCCCCCTGTTCCGACAAAAGCATGAATGGAACAGTATCATCCTTCCCCCCGATACGGATAACCTCCCCGCGGAAGGTTTCTTCTTGGAACACCTCATAGCAAAATGGTTCTGATGCCGGCAGAAGCTTTTTAACAAAACCGTCGAAGCCAACTAAAGAAGCTTGGCGGCCATACTTGCGCAACATGGTTTGTATGGGCAGATACTGCTTATCCGTCAGCGCCAGCAACTTTTGCTGCAACTGCTCGGCCTTAGCCGTGCGTACGGCAATCTTGGTACTGCCTGCAGTAACACCATTGAACAGCAAGTCAGATTCTGTAATCTCACCGCCAACCAGTAATTTTGATAACCCGCTGATATAACCACCAAGCTCCGCAATCGGCGTGGTTTCAGGCGTGAGAGGCACTTGTTCATCTAAGGATGAGATGTGCAACTCAACACTTTGATATTTATCATTACTCATCTCAATTCCCTCCTTCTTTCGATACCCAACCGCCCGCTTGGGCGGCTGAGGTCGAATCATACCCTAATCACGCGTTCAATTGGTGATAGCGGGCTTTCTCCGCACTATCGCCATCCCAGGGGAAGTATTGGAAATACTCGTTATCGGGCACGCTGATGCCCGCCTGTTCGGCCACGTTGCGCAGGAACATGATGCTGTCGGCGGCGTGGTCGTGCAGGGTGGCTGCTAGGCGGCGGTTCAGCCCGCGCAAGGCTGCCCGGTGCTGGTAGATAAATTCGGCGCAGTACAGGCTGTTGATTACAGCACCCTGCAAGTTGCGCAGGGGTTGGGGCTGCATATTTTCAGGTAGCCTGTCCAGCACTTCGCCGTTCAGCCCGCTTTGTAACGTGAGCGAATGCACATAAGCCACCGCAGCAGGCAACAACGGGGCGGCGATTTGGTCGATATGCGCCACGCCGAAGCGCTGATGCACCATGCGGTAGGCAGCCGAATAATCGATACCGCAGCGGGCGACCAGCAGCTTCACCGCATCCACCAAGCCGCGCCGCTCGTCTATCGTGGTTTGCGTTTCCAGCTTGGGGCTACCTGAAAGAATCTGCTCAATCTGTTCGTCGCACCATACGGCAAATTTAGGGTCGAGCCAGCGGGCAAAATCAACTGCTAGCTTTGGGTGCAGCCATGTTCCTTGCTCTGTGCCGCCCTGTTTGATGATAACTATTTGATTATCTTCCGTTGCTCTTTTTGGAGTAACGCTTAATTTTTCAGCAAGTGCAGAGATATATTCTTGAGTTCTTTCAGATTTTAGATAATTACCAACGCGCCTATTGAAATGAGCGGCAACAACAGTAGCGTTCAGGTAGCCATTATTTTGAAAAGAAACGGGGAAATTACCGAAAGATACGGTTTTGATATGAGACATGATTTACTCCTTGTATAAGTTTCAAACCCTTTCGAAGGGGTGGCGGGGTGTTCGAAACATGTACAAGGCATGCCGCCAGCCTTACGGACTGGCGCACCCCGCCATAGGAGTAAACTTTGTGATGGATTCAAGGAGAGAGCAATGAAACCAATAGACACAAAAAATCCACTCTGTCGGGGCGGATGCCGCTTGCAGGTGTTTCGAGCACCTAGCGAATATCATACAAGCAAAAACCCGCTGTTGCAAGCGGGTGTCTTCACGAATTTATCTTAATTACATACACTCAGATAAACTTTTTCTACCATAGATTCTGGCGAGATGGGGGTATATTGGATTTGATATGGTGCATGGTGCAATGAATAAACTAACCCATATCGACTATGATTAGCGATTAAATCTTTTATACCGTATTGTCTAGTTTGGCAAATGATGGAAAATTGTATTTTTACTTCATCAAAAGTGCGGCGCCTAGAGCCGAGACTTTCGGTTACCTCCTTATCATAAGCCACTTTTACCCAAGCGCTTTGTTGCGGCACTACAGTTTCTGTATCAATGAAGAAATATTTTGCGACACCATTTTGTGAAACCATCATAAGATATTGCCACCGGCCAAACCTGCCCTTTACTGATTCAACCCTCATAACAGCATCATCAAACTCATCCGCATAAGCAACGGTTCCGACTAAACAAAATAATAATGAAATCAGTAGTTTTTTCATCATTCTCTCCTAATATCCAACTTTCATTTCTATACTATAAACTCTTGTATCCAAATAAGAAATATCTTTTTCCAGTTTATCCAATCTCTCTCTTGAATTCATCACATCTAAGTCCATCCCTTGATAGGATTGGCTACCTGAAATTCGTTGCTTTGTTTTTATGTCATCAATATCCTGTCGGATATTTTTAATATCCAGTGCTATAAATTCCAATAGGCTTATTCTCTCGTGCAACCTTGAAGTTATATACCATGACAACCCAACCATAATGCACAGCGCTACAATAATGCCGTTCTGTACAGTTAGAAACTTTTTCATACTTATCTCCTACGGTCTATCGGGCGCAGAAATCCGAGCCACGCTACACAGCACCGGCGTTTGATGATGCGCAGTAATAGAATGGAACAGCGTTTCACATTGCACCCGTGCCATCCTGCCTTTGAACTGCCGATACTGCCGGAAATTTTCGGGAGACAACATAGCCAATTGCATCATTCTCACACCTGTTTCTGGCGTGTCTATACCATCATCATCCCCGGATTTCGGCACAACGGTTATCGGTTTATCCAACACAATAGCCATCCAACCACCGCGCATCGTCTGTAATCTCCCAGTAAACGCCACCCATTCCCCATACTTGTATTCATAAGCCAAGACAGGCAGGGATACACACAGCAACAATAAAATAAGCAACTTTTTCATCATCCATCTCCTTTACATAATCCAACACTTCCCATCATACCCCAAGCCCAACAAAAAAGGCAGCCTAAGCCGCCCTTTATTCCTACCCCACCTAAGCATAGCCGCTGAATGCCTCCGTCACATCCGCACTGCCTGAAGCCTGGCTGGCTTTATGCATCATATCCACCGCCTGGCTGGCCACTTCCATTTGCTGCTGTGCCTGCGCCTGTTGCGCCCGTTGTTCGCGCACCGCCTGCACCTGCTCTTCCGGCAGCATAATGGATTGGTCCACGCCCAAGGCCGAAGCGTACACATCGGTCAACCGGTCGGCATCAATCTTATCCAGCACCTCCGGCTTGAACTGTGCCACGCCGCCAACAGTCGAAATGAAGCGGTCAATACTGTTGGTGGCTACCGCCTGCTGTGCCTGCGCCAACATCGATACCAGTTGGATATCAATATCCACGCCTTCCAGTTCTTCCGGTGGCGGCGGCAGCATCTGCGCTTCCTGCATAAAGTCAAAGGTGGTTTCAATCAGCGGGTCGAGCAGCTCGTTCTGCAAACGCTCCAGCACCGGCCCCAACATCAGCAGTTTTTCCTCATGCCGCTCCGCCACCTCCGTAGCCGTCATGTTCGGGTTTTGCTGATTACTCAACATCAGGAACAAATCCGCATAAAAGGTGCTGCGGATGCGCCCGCGCACGTCCTGAATATCCTGCAGCAGATGGTTCAAATCCAGCTGCACTTCATACAGCGGGCGGATACCTGCCTGTGAGCCGGCGGAATCGGTGTACATAATCCCGCCCGGCAGCCTATCCACATCCCGATATTTCAGGCTGGTCGGCACTTGCAGCGGCGGATTAGTCTTGTAGTCGATACCCTGCGCCTTGCGTAGCTGCTCGTGTTGCAGCTGCTTGATATCGCCTAATGCTTCCATGCCCGGGCTGTGGCCGTAAATATCCCCGCCCGATACCGTCCAGCGTGGGCAGAGCGCCGGGAAACGCCTAAAACCGCTTTCACGCAGCACATCGTTTTCCCCCGCGCCTTTTTCCAAATACACCGAACGCCACGGCATATTCAGCGCATCACGGCGCGAAGCATCCCGCTCTAAGCGCGGCTCGATGGCATGGATGATGGTTACCCAGCCGTCATAGTTCGCATTGTCATAGCGGCGGCGCAGGGCAGGGCTGCAATTGTCGTAGCCGAATTCACGCACCGTCTCCGCCACCGTCTTCTGGAACTCACGATACAGCGTATCCACTTCGCCTTTCCAGTTGGTCGCCACCGCGTATTCCCCCACCGTCAGCGGGTAGTGATGCAACACATCATCAAAATCCGGCAGGATGATGCTGGCCGCTGTACCAAACGCCCCCAGCTCCTCATACATCGCATGCAAAGTACGGTAGGTGTTTGAACGCTGGAAGATGGTGTGCATCAGTTTGGTGGTTTGATCCAGCCACAGCTTCACCGGCTGATACTGCATCAGGTCGGTGTCCTCAATCGCCAGCTTAAACCAAGGCCGCGCCGGCGAAGTCATGCCGCTCATCATCCCCGCCGCCAAGATACGCAGCGACTGCGTGCCGGTGCTGTCGTAAATCTCATTGAAACGCTTGTCGCCGCGATTGCGCTCATCCGCCAAGAAGCGCCCGGAGCGCGGCAGCAGATGGCGGGAAATATCGCGCCAATGATCATCCCAAGAAGCACGCTCCTTCTTCAGGTCAGCGTGCCGCTTTAGGATGCGTTTGCGTAAATTTGTATCCATGTTTTACCCCAAGAGAGAGGTTTTGCCCAACAGGTTTTGCTTGCCTAGTTTCAGCTGGTCGTTTTCAATCCCTTCCGAACCGGTCAGCATGGTGCTGCCCACCCCGCCCCCGTCCTGTTGAGCCGCCTGCAGCAAGCCAGCCGTGTTGGCTTTCTTGCTGTTGGCTTTATTGAAGTCGCGCTCCGCCTGCAAAGCCTGCTCCTTCGCCTGCTTCTCCGCCTGTGCTTGCGCCTGGCTTTGCTTCTTGGCCGCCCGTTCCCCCGAGTAAATCGAATAACCTGTTCCCACTGCCGCCGCTACGGCGGCGATAATCGGTGCTGCTGGCATCGTCTCTATCCTTTCGTCAGTTGCCGTAAATAAACCACATCCTCACAACGGCAACGCCGCGCAAGGATGCCTTCAAAACTGCTGCCCGGCTTGGCATGCCAGGCCACATAAACCGCCCCGCGCCGTGCCGCTTCCCGCTCAATCGTCTGCACCAAGCGCAAACCGGCCATACCCACCCGATATGCCGGCAGCAGAAATAGCGCATCGTGCTGGCACATCAGGCAGTCATAATGCGGATGGCGTGAAAGGAAGGCCGAGCAGTAGCCCACCAGTTCGTCCCTATCGAACGCCCCGGCAAACAGCAGATTGCCCGCCGCCGCCAGATACAGCTCACGGTTCAAGCTAACCTTGCCCGCCCAGTCCGCTTCCGTTTCCAAGCGGTGCTTTTCCGCCAGCTGCCGCTCAATCCACTCCATATGGCGCAAGCCATCATCTATCCGTACCTCAAGCATAAGGGTTGTACTCCATCACATTTCTATTCCCGCCCACAGCGCGTAATCTGTCGATTTTCGGTGTATCCAACAACGCCAAACAGTAAGCCGAAGCATAGTCCGGCGAGCGCCCGATTTTCGCCACAATCTCTTCGCGGCTGGCCACATAGATTTCCGCACCGGACAGCTTCCAAGTCGGCGCACACAAATCCGCCAGTAAACGCGAATCAGGCGGCAGGGCGATGCCGGTATTATTGGCCGGGTCGAGCGCCTCGCGCATCCGCCACCACAGCTGCGAGCGCAGATTGCGGAAGCTCAAGCGCCCCGATTTATCCCGCGCGGTCGATTTCTCCGCCACATTTACCCCAATCACCTGTTGCCGCGCTTCCATCAGAAAATCAAACGGCGCACTGCCCACCCCGATTACGTCAATATGGATCGGCGCACGGTTACGCAAAGCCGCCATCACTAAACCTGCGGTAGCTGGACCGTCCGGCGTTTGGCTGCCCGGATACACCAGCGGCCGGTCAAACCACATCCCGTGCCGCCGCGCCAATACCGTCTCATCCTTGCCGCCGCGTGCCACGTCCACCCCCAAGCTGTCCATTTCAGGTAGCCTGTCCAAAGGCTTCCAGCGCGCCATCGCCGCCTCCACCCATGCTGTTGGGATAACCTGCCACGGGTCATCTTCAATCCCCGCGCTGAAATCACCGTTCAACATCTGCGAACGCAGCGGCTCCGGCAACGATTGCAGCGTATTCACATAGCCCGTGCCCATCAGATACGGGTTATCCGTTACCCTAGACGGGATAAAGGTGCGGCCTAAAGGCTTCACCACCTCTTCCGGCTTGAACGCCTCGCGCTCGAACTCATACACCGGCACCCCATCCACCAGCACAAATTCCCGCCCATCATCCACCCACACGTCCTTCCCATCCACGCTGGCCGCATAACGGATTTCCCCGCCCACTGCCGGCTTGGGAAACTTCTTATCCAGCCACGGCGCAAAGAAATCCACAATCCAACGCCCCTCCGCCGTGGTCGGCGGGTTAAAGGTCAAGAGCGCCTGGCATTTCTGATTCGGGTCGGTCGAGCGCAGCCAACCCAATAAAGCCCGCACCTGAATTTCCAAGAAGTTCGCCGCCTCATCGAAAATCAACAAATCATGCGGCCGCCCCTGATACTTCTGCCAGTCGTCCACATGCAGGCAGCTGCCCAATTCAATCTGCCGATCATCCAGCCGCCACACACCCTTCTGACTATTGAAGCCGTCATCATTGCCGATCAGCTCGCGCAACCTATCCACAATCCCCTGCAGCTGCTTAGAATCGCGGCGCAGAATCAATACCTTTTGATGCTGGGTCAGCGCCTTACCACAGGCTAAATCCGTCTTGCCGCCACCCGCCGCACCGCCGAAGCCGATAATATCCGCCTGCGTGGTGTAGGCCGCCAACTGCGGGCCAGGCAACGGCATCCACAGCGGCAAATCACTCAGCAGGCTATCCAACTCCTGCCGCTCCGTCTCCGTCAGGTAAGGCAGCAATTCCGCCACCTCGCGCGGCAATACGTCATTTCCCATCTTTTCTTGCCTTCGCCATCGCCAACAAACCGGCAACCTTGGCCGAACGTTCCGCATCCGAAATCACAATCGCCTCGCCATCGCGCCCGCTCAGTTCCGTCCGATCCACAAACATCCCCAAATGCTTACCGATACTGTCCAACGCCCCTTTTTTATCAATCAGCTTCAGCTTCTTCACCCGGCCAATCATCTCCCCGTCATCGCTGATTTCCACCACATCCAGCCCGCCAATCACCGCCGCCACATCATCATCCCAATACTGCACCGGCTTAATCCCCCCATCCGCCGTAAACAGTTTGCGCGGGTCGAAAAATGCAATTTTTGCATATTCCTCCAGCACCCTATCCGCCGTGATTTCCGTCCGCTGCTGCTGTTTTTCACGCGCCGCAGTAATCGCTTTTTGAATTTCAACATTCTTCAACAATCTCTGCCCAATCGAGTAAGAGGTGCTCTCGCTATACCCCGCCCGAATCGCCGCCTGCGTGGCATTCAAGTCCACCAAATATTCTTCAACAAACCTTGCTTGTTTTGCTGTCAGTTTTTCCATTTGTCCCATTGTAATCCTCCATCTCCGAATCCAAGTGTAACCACCTTTCGCCCCTGCAAATCGATCCCACCGTCCGGCTGGAAACCTGAAACGCTTCCGCCAACAAGTGATACGCCACACCAGCATGCCGCAAGCGTAGAATCGCCTTTGCTTCCCGCTCCGTCAGCTTTGCCATCCCGTGATTCTCGCCACGACACTTCATTCATCCATCCACCCTTCCGCCAAACTCCACCCCATTGCCTGCCGCCCAAGCCTGGATATACTCAATCAAACTCGCCAGCCTGCGTACTCCCATCCGCGCCGTGCTTTCGCGTAGGTTGATTACTTCGCCCTCCAAGCCGATTGCCATTTCAGCCGTGCCGCCCGTGGCAATCCGATGACCAGAGACAAAAATCATCTTCCATTGCTCGATTGAGAGTTTCTGCCCGTTAAAGGTTTTCTGTTTCGCAATATCCCCCAGCATCGCGTGCAGCTTCGCGTTCTGTTCGTCCGTGCGGGTTTTCTCCCGTACTTCCACGACTGCTTTGTCATGCACTTGCAGCAGTGCGCCAGCCACTTCATACGCCAACCGCATCACATCCCGCCGGTTATCCCGTGTGATATAGCGCTTAAACTTCTGTGTCATTCAATTTCCCTCGCCTTCCTGCGGTACTCCGCCGCCAGTTCGCGCAGTTCCTCTTTCGTCCACTTCCGCGCTTCATGGTCGGTCTCTAGCTGTTCCACCCGTTCCACGCCGATGCGTTCAATCAGTCCGATACGGTAGCCGCGCAGGTTGCCGCTCTCGTACAAATTGCAGCGCACACAGCCGCCATGCACATTGTCCTCATCAAAGCGCAGCTTGTTGCTTCTACCCGCCGGCACATAGTGGCAGGCTTGAAAATTGTCCTTCCACGGCGCACCACAGCTAATGCAAGGCTTGCCCCTATCCCGTAGCCGGATGTAACGGTTGAACGCCGCCTGCGCCTTCTTGGTTAATTCCGGCACCGTCTCCAGTCGATGCCGCAGCGCCTTGGTTCTTGCCCGCTCCTTGCGTTTGGCTTCCCGTTCCGACTTGATGGCCGCCTTGCGCTTCTGCCCGCGCTGATACTCAATCCCGCAGGCCGGAGAGCAAACAAACTGCAACGGCCTCTGCTTCTCAAACACACAGCCGCAGACTTTGCATTTGCGTTTAGCCATGTTTCACTTTCTCTAAAATCTCTTCACGGGTCGGCGCACCGGATAAGGCAGTCAGTTGGTGCAGCATCGTTTCTTGCAGTTTGCGGCTTGGCCGGCAGCGGCGGATTTGTTCAGCACAGCACACCGGACAACGGAAGTTCAGCACAGGGCCGGTAGGCGGGCAGCAGGGGCAGTTATCCACGGCTGCTCTCCCAGTCGAATATCAGCACTTCCCCGCCGTCCTCCTTCACGCGGTCGGCGATACGGTCGCCCACTGCCGCTTTGAAGCCTTCGGGGGAAAGGTTGGAAATCAGGATGGTGGGTTTCATGTTCTGATAGCGCTCGTTGAACACGTCGAACAGGGCGCGGCTCTCTGCCTCCGTGCCGCTCTGTACGCCCACCTCGTCGATAATCAGCAGGTCGTAGCCGCCGAAGGCTGCGATAACTTCGCTTTCGCTGATTTCGCTGTCGTAGCTCTTGGATTCACGCACGATGCGGTTGATTTCGGCCACGCTGGTAAAACGGGCAAAACCGTTGCAGTTGCGGATAACATGGCGGGCAACGGCGCAGGCGAGATGAGTTTTACCTGTGCCAGCATTGCCCAACAGTGCCAGGCAGCGGCCGGAGTGGCCGGTTTGAAACTCGGTGGCGTAGACTTTGAAACGCTCCACGATGTAGCGCTGCTGCTCGTTGTCGGCACGGTAGCCGGAGATGGTTTTGTCGCAGAAACGCTTGGGAATGCGGGAATCGCCAATGCGCTTTTCGATCTGCTGCTGCTGCCATTGGCGGTGTTGCTCCTCCCGCTCTTCAGCCTGTCTCTGCTGGCGTTCCGCTTCGGCTTCTTTGGCGCATTCGGGACAGCCGCGAGTGAAGCGGGTGTACACCTCCTCCGTGTACTCGATGCCGTGCTTCGGACAGGTTTTTTGGCTGGTGCTGACAGGCGTGAACAGGTCGGGCAGGGCTTGGCGCAGAAAATTGCCGATGCTTTGTGGTTCGGTAGCGGTATCCATCACAAAATATCCTTGGCTAGGTGGGCGCCGCCGTTGGTGTGCTGCGGCACGGTGTTGATGCGGTTGGGTTTGGGTTGGGCGGGATGATTGCCACGGTCGGGATGCAGCCATTCGGCACGGAAGCCACGCCAGCCACGCTCACAGCAAATCGTCAGCGCCTGCTCCAGCGACAAGCCCGCGCTGTTGGCTTCACGCTCAATGCCCTTCAGCGCGGTTTGGGTAATCGGCGCACGGTGGGATTTGCGCAGGGCGATGTAGTCTTGGGCAAGCTGGCCGTCTATGCCGTGTTCCCCAAGTACCCGGTAGGCTTCCAGTTCGATACGGGCGGCAGACGGTTTGCGTTTTTTGGGTTTGGCAGGTTTGGATTCAGGTTCGGCAGACTGGCAAGCATCTGCGGCAGCGGATGCGTGTATATTTTGTTTATCTAATCCGGATTTATTACTCAAATCTTCAGTATTTATTAATACGGCGGGATTTTCCCTTAGTGGGATTTTCCCATTGTGGGAATTTCCCACAGTGGGATTTTCCCTTAGTGGGATTTTCCCGTTTTGGCTCTGCGGAGAATCAAAAACGATATAGTCCACACCGCCTTCTGCTTTGCGTTTCATTTGCACAAAACCTTTAGCTTTGAGTTCGTCCAGCATCTTCAACACGGCATCCCGTTTGCTCTGCTTCTCCGTCCCCTCCGTCGTCCCAATCAGCTGATTGACGGATACCTGCCAGTTGTCGGGTTTGGACAGCAGGTAGCCGAGCAGCCCCATTGCAGCGAAAGAAAGCTGGTGGTCGGCAAACACGCGGTTGTCGATGACGGTATAGTTCGTCTGCCGGTTACTGCGGATGATTGCCATGATTTCTATCCTTTACCGCCGCCATCATGCGGCGTTCGCAAAACTCACTCACTCCCAAAGCTAGGGAGAATGCCCAATTCCAAAAACGCTCACGCATGGCCTGCCTCCGTTTCCACCATCTGCGCCAGCCTGGTGATACCCTTGGGG
Proteins encoded:
- a CDS encoding ATP-binding protein, with the protein product MDTATEPQSIGNFLRQALPDLFTPVSTSQKTCPKHGIEYTEEVYTRFTRGCPECAKEAEAERQQRQAEEREEQHRQWQQQQIEKRIGDSRIPKRFCDKTISGYRADNEQQRYIVERFKVYATEFQTGHSGRCLALLGNAGTGKTHLACAVARHVIRNCNGFARFTSVAEINRIVRESKSYDSEISESEVIAAFGGYDLLIIDEVGVQSGTEAESRALFDVFNERYQNMKPTILISNLSPEGFKAAVGDRIADRVKEDGGEVLIFDWESSRG
- a CDS encoding recombination protein NinG codes for the protein MAKRKCKVCGCVFEKQRPLQFVCSPACGIEYQRGQKRKAAIKSEREAKRKERARTKALRHRLETVPELTKKAQAAFNRYIRLRDRGKPCISCGAPWKDNFQACHYVPAGRSNKLRFDEDNVHGGCVRCNLYESGNLRGYRIGLIERIGVERVEQLETDHEARKWTKEELRELAAEYRRKAREIE
- a CDS encoding recombination protein NinB produces the protein MTQKFKRYITRDNRRDVMRLAYEVAGALLQVHDKAVVEVREKTRTDEQNAKLHAMLGDIAKQKTFNGQKLSIEQWKMIFVSGHRIATGGTAEMAIGLEGEVINLRESTARMGVRRLASLIEYIQAWAAGNGVEFGGRVDG